A portion of the Leptospira terpstrae serovar Hualin str. LT 11-33 = ATCC 700639 genome contains these proteins:
- a CDS encoding cytochrome C oxidase subunit IV family protein, whose protein sequence is MEYVINYGLYFIALVAVFTPILGFGIFAPGIATATILGFIVNWFGQFFQTDRFAKFTEENKDSKLLKFVLGDEDHKEDHASASMWVEDGEEEEEPDHHVISIKTYVYVLLALFFGTFVTVWVAQYDLGKWNMIVAMAVATCKAFFVLAYFMHLKYDNMLNRVIFLSAFAFLALLFAFSFGDIISRIAPTLEFPAKPFF, encoded by the coding sequence ATGGAATACGTAATCAATTACGGACTTTACTTCATTGCTCTTGTTGCAGTTTTCACTCCAATTCTTGGATTTGGAATTTTTGCTCCAGGGATTGCAACTGCTACCATTTTAGGATTTATCGTAAACTGGTTCGGTCAGTTCTTTCAAACTGATCGGTTTGCAAAATTTACAGAAGAAAACAAAGACAGCAAATTATTAAAATTTGTTTTAGGTGATGAAGATCACAAAGAAGACCATGCTTCTGCTTCCATGTGGGTAGAAGATGGAGAAGAGGAAGAAGAACCTGACCACCATGTAATATCCATTAAAACATACGTGTATGTTCTATTGGCTCTTTTCTTCGGAACGTTTGTTACTGTTTGGGTTGCACAATACGATTTAGGAAAGTGGAACATGATTGTAGCCATGGCAGTTGCAACTTGTAAAGCCTTCTTCGTTTTAGCTTACTTCATGCATTTAAAGTATGATAATATGTTGAACCGTGTTATTTTCTTATCTGCCTTTGCTTTTCTAGCACTCCTTTTTGCTTTCTCTTTCGGAGATATTATTTCTCGAATTGCTCCGACACTTGAGTTTCCAGCAAAACCTTTCTTCTAG
- a CDS encoding class I SAM-dependent methyltransferase, with amino-acid sequence MDQAFWPNEETEKLRYIEHNNDVYDTRYQSFLKPIVEKVIRHQKVSDKGLDYGAGPGPVVQYLLEQEGFKIKLYDPFFQNYPENLKQTYDFIILTEVVEHFHSPKKEFQKLANLLEPGGSLYILTYPYNDSINFESWYYKNDRTHTFFYTAEAFEWICEHYSFRKLDIEGRIIRLQI; translated from the coding sequence ATGGACCAGGCGTTTTGGCCAAACGAGGAAACAGAAAAATTAAGGTATATAGAACATAACAATGATGTATATGATACTCGTTACCAAAGTTTTCTAAAACCAATTGTGGAAAAAGTTATCAGGCATCAAAAAGTGTCTGACAAAGGTTTGGATTATGGTGCAGGTCCGGGTCCCGTGGTTCAATATTTATTAGAACAGGAGGGTTTCAAAATCAAATTGTATGATCCCTTCTTTCAAAATTATCCAGAAAACCTAAAACAAACTTACGACTTTATCATTCTCACTGAAGTTGTAGAACATTTTCATTCACCGAAAAAGGAGTTTCAAAAATTAGCTAACTTACTTGAACCAGGTGGAAGTCTGTATATACTCACTTACCCATACAATGATTCTATCAATTTTGAAAGTTGGTATTATAAAAATGACCGTACCCATACCTTCTTTTATACAGCAGAAGCCTTTGAATGGATTTGCGAACATTATTCATTCCGAAAGCTAGACATTGAAGGCAGAATCATTCGGCTCCAAATATAA
- a CDS encoding SpoIIE family protein phosphatase encodes MYYYFKTILSKFLDLVPEREIYNQDYIQELDRHTRIIQIPGSIIGVFGMLGFAFDTDAKLHPEFPELFYFRIGFSLLCFFYIVFILYNHSKKIHSSWEGLTWAYLVYAYLLFTAAYYTGRIADDAAYVSGFQMLVMILPFLPLPRKTLFIYYPISLVIFLVSVMIYKPNLATAAASYSMQNLVISYILGIFSGFIIEGYRFHSFLNHKRIIKKNEEITKTVDEIQTLKSQQDGDYFLTSLLLEPLLGHETGGSAVAIETVVNQYKKFNFRNKEYQLGGDYVSVFNLILQGKRYKAFINGDAMGKSIQGAGGAIVLGAVYNSIIIRSKMDPVSSNRSPERWLHDCYLDLQKVFETFDGAMLVSAVVGLLEESTGTLYFINLEHPWVILYRDGKASFIENEIHYYKLGVMEGLSDTFISVFQMKKGDKIFCGSDGKDDLVLSEDGRFRDINEDQNLILENIEEAGGDMQSILGCLRRKGKYSDDLSLISLQYNLDAYPKPGKFFVEARENIREKRFDKALDLLLSYESALETSISELKYIAKLYEKKDDLVKAMEYASLALENYPSDTVWMFHTSVLYKRMYSLYKSQSFLGESQELGERVRLRQPSNIRNLIHLADVCRLNGDKDRASFLIGLIKKMSPDHPKLQDLLSVM; translated from the coding sequence GTGTATTATTACTTTAAAACGATTCTATCAAAATTTCTAGATCTGGTCCCTGAGAGGGAAATTTATAATCAGGATTATATACAGGAATTAGATAGGCACACAAGGATTATCCAAATCCCAGGAAGTATCATTGGCGTCTTTGGTATGTTAGGTTTCGCATTTGATACTGATGCCAAACTTCACCCTGAATTCCCAGAATTATTTTATTTCCGGATTGGATTTAGCTTACTTTGTTTTTTTTATATTGTCTTTATTCTTTATAACCACTCAAAAAAGATACATTCTTCCTGGGAAGGTCTGACTTGGGCCTATTTGGTATATGCTTATTTGCTTTTCACTGCCGCCTATTATACCGGTCGGATTGCAGACGATGCGGCTTATGTTTCAGGGTTCCAAATGTTGGTAATGATTCTCCCATTTTTACCGCTGCCGAGAAAAACTTTATTTATTTATTATCCCATTTCGCTTGTTATCTTTCTTGTTTCGGTAATGATTTATAAACCAAATCTCGCCACTGCTGCTGCATCCTATTCCATGCAGAATTTAGTGATCAGTTATATCCTTGGTATTTTTAGTGGATTCATCATTGAAGGGTATAGATTTCATTCCTTTTTAAATCACAAACGAATCATTAAAAAGAACGAAGAAATTACGAAAACTGTAGATGAAATTCAAACCTTAAAGTCACAACAAGATGGTGATTATTTTTTAACTTCACTTCTACTTGAACCATTACTTGGACATGAAACCGGTGGGAGCGCTGTGGCAATTGAAACAGTGGTCAACCAATACAAAAAATTTAACTTCAGAAACAAAGAATATCAGTTAGGCGGAGATTATGTATCCGTTTTTAACTTAATTTTGCAGGGAAAACGTTACAAAGCTTTTATAAATGGTGATGCGATGGGAAAATCCATCCAAGGAGCAGGGGGAGCCATCGTACTCGGTGCAGTCTATAACTCTATCATCATTCGTTCTAAGATGGATCCTGTTTCCTCTAATCGTTCTCCTGAACGTTGGTTACACGATTGTTATTTGGATTTACAGAAGGTTTTTGAAACCTTCGATGGGGCAATGTTAGTTTCTGCTGTAGTTGGGCTATTGGAAGAGTCTACTGGAACTTTGTATTTTATAAATTTAGAGCATCCTTGGGTAATTTTGTATCGTGATGGGAAGGCCTCCTTTATTGAAAATGAAATCCACTATTACAAGTTAGGTGTAATGGAAGGTTTGTCAGATACTTTTATCTCTGTCTTTCAAATGAAAAAAGGAGATAAAATTTTTTGTGGTTCTGATGGAAAAGACGATTTGGTGCTTTCCGAGGATGGAAGATTTCGTGATATTAATGAGGATCAAAACTTAATATTAGAAAATATTGAAGAAGCAGGTGGGGATATGCAATCTATTTTGGGTTGTCTCCGTAGGAAAGGAAAGTATTCGGATGATTTGAGTTTGATATCATTGCAATATAATTTGGATGCATATCCAAAACCAGGTAAGTTTTTTGTAGAAGCTCGCGAAAATATTCGAGAGAAACGTTTCGATAAGGCTTTGGATTTGTTATTGTCCTACGAGTCTGCTTTGGAAACTTCAATTTCCGAATTAAAGTATATAGCTAAATTGTATGAGAAAAAAGATGATTTAGTGAAAGCTATGGAATATGCAAGTCTTGCATTGGAAAATTATCCATCTGACACTGTATGGATGTTTCACACTTCAGTTTTGTATAAAAGAATGTATTCTTTATATAAGTCTCAATCATTTCTTGGAGAATCTCAAGAATTAGGGGAAAGGGTACGTCTTCGACAACCTTCTAATATACGAAACTTGATCCATTTAGCGGATGTTTGCCGGTTGAATGGGGATAAGGACAGGGCATCTTTTTTGATTGGATTGATTAAAAAAATGTCACCTGACCATCCTAAATTACAAGATTTACTTTCTGTTATGTAA
- a CDS encoding PIN/TRAM domain-containing protein, with protein sequence MKHLLSALGTILVSSVSFFFLYSESQNLVLAGTLAGIILVYSLFLVLGERKLFPEIKADVVLCASIGALLGLSIAAFPVSLLNDYGYKSIAIFVAVLLFLTGIKTGVAFSRKPGLAIFGGGTGGTGSSFQIPGLENANSHIRDKILDTSVVIDGRILDIADTHFLDGPLILPNFVLREIQLISDSSDPIKRARGRRGLEMLNKLQRKGSIEVKITYTDYSDTREVDAKLVKLARDTGGAVVTNDFNLNKVAELQGVRVLNLNNLANALKPVVLPGEEFQISVIKEGKDENQGIGYLEDGTMVVIENGGHLVGKDVRVVVTSIIQTAAGKMIFTKVQNGNNNYNKS encoded by the coding sequence ATGAAACACTTACTTTCAGCCCTTGGGACGATTCTCGTCTCTTCGGTATCGTTTTTCTTCTTATATTCGGAATCGCAAAACCTCGTTTTGGCGGGGACACTTGCTGGAATCATTCTCGTATACTCCCTATTCCTCGTGTTAGGTGAAAGAAAATTATTCCCTGAAATCAAAGCCGATGTTGTACTTTGTGCTAGCATTGGAGCACTTCTCGGATTGTCTATTGCAGCATTTCCTGTGAGTCTCCTAAATGATTATGGCTATAAATCTATTGCTATTTTTGTAGCAGTACTTTTGTTCCTTACTGGAATCAAAACTGGAGTTGCGTTTTCAAGAAAGCCCGGTCTTGCCATTTTTGGTGGTGGAACTGGCGGAACAGGTTCTAGTTTTCAGATCCCAGGGTTAGAAAATGCAAATAGTCATATCCGCGATAAGATATTAGATACATCCGTTGTGATAGATGGTCGTATTTTAGATATTGCTGATACACATTTTTTAGATGGTCCCCTCATTCTACCTAACTTTGTATTACGAGAAATCCAACTAATTTCCGATTCTTCTGATCCTATCAAACGGGCTCGCGGAAGACGTGGTTTGGAAATGTTGAACAAACTCCAAAGAAAAGGTTCCATCGAAGTTAAAATCACTTATACTGATTATTCAGATACTAGAGAAGTCGATGCAAAACTTGTGAAATTAGCACGTGATACGGGAGGAGCTGTTGTTACAAACGACTTCAACCTAAACAAAGTGGCTGAATTACAAGGAGTTCGAGTTCTCAACTTAAATAACCTTGCCAATGCTCTAAAGCCTGTAGTTTTACCTGGTGAAGAATTTCAAATTTCCGTCATTAAAGAAGGGAAGGATGAAAACCAAGGAATCGGTTACTTAGAAGATGGGACTATGGTTGTGATTGAAAACGGCGGGCACTTAGTTGGTAAAGATGTACGTGTTGTTGTCACAAGTATCATCCAAACCGCTGCCGGTAAAATGATTTTCACAAAAGTGCAAAACGGTAACAATAACTACAACAAATCGTAA
- a CDS encoding CarD family transcriptional regulator — protein sequence MATKKLNEKTKEPKFKVGDYVVYPIHGVGEVTEVAKKLILGKKKDCYSLEIQGSKMKVSIPVDRAIDVGIRSIIDKKEIKKVLTLLKKDEVDTEEDWKVRYQNNMNKIKSGSIFEVADVCRNLYRRAYGKELSIMERKLYESAYNLVKMEIALSKGVPQEEAGNIVSDVLAASVQGMAPPPPPKELDDDLDLE from the coding sequence TTGGCTACAAAAAAACTAAACGAAAAAACTAAAGAGCCTAAATTCAAGGTTGGGGATTATGTTGTATATCCCATCCATGGAGTAGGTGAAGTCACAGAAGTTGCAAAAAAGCTGATTCTGGGAAAGAAAAAAGACTGCTACAGTTTGGAAATTCAAGGTTCCAAAATGAAGGTCTCTATCCCTGTGGATCGCGCAATTGATGTGGGTATCCGGTCGATCATTGATAAAAAAGAGATCAAAAAAGTTCTCACTCTCCTAAAAAAGGATGAGGTCGACACGGAAGAGGACTGGAAGGTCCGTTACCAGAACAATATGAACAAGATTAAATCTGGTTCCATTTTCGAAGTGGCTGATGTTTGCCGTAATCTTTACAGACGTGCCTATGGCAAAGAACTTTCCATTATGGAAAGAAAGCTCTATGAGAGCGCCTATAATTTAGTAAAGATGGAAATTGCACTTAGTAAAGGTGTACCCCAGGAAGAAGCAGGGAACATCGTCTCGGACGTGTTAGCAGCTTCGGTTCAGGGAATGGCTCCACCACCACCTCCAAAAGAATTGGATGATGATCTAGATCTAGAATAA
- a CDS encoding SCO family protein: MNIRFSFLLGFLFWSGVLYAYDPHSNLTRENKLPKELENIGFSDVTGKSLSLDIPFRDESGKTVRFSDFLTKGKPILLSPVYFKCPTLCNFHLNGVFQGLKALDWSLGKEYQYIAVSIDPKENESISFPKKGAYLKEYGRDGADQGLHLLTGTQESIDALTKQLDFRYAWDSEAKQYIHASGVYVLTPEGKVSRIFQGIQIEPRDLKFAFLEASSGKIGSFVDKFALFCFQFDPRKNKYTIYAYRMMQFGGAVTLLLLGAFLYINWRKITNNNRQGVT; this comes from the coding sequence GTGAACATTAGATTTTCCTTTTTACTTGGTTTCTTGTTTTGGTCTGGGGTCTTATATGCGTATGATCCTCATTCCAATCTCACGCGGGAAAACAAACTCCCGAAAGAACTAGAGAATATCGGATTTTCCGATGTCACGGGGAAGTCTCTTAGCTTGGACATTCCCTTCCGCGATGAATCAGGAAAAACTGTTCGTTTCTCCGATTTTCTTACGAAAGGAAAACCAATCCTTCTTTCTCCTGTTTATTTCAAATGCCCCACACTTTGTAACTTCCATTTAAATGGTGTGTTCCAAGGACTTAAGGCCCTTGATTGGTCTCTCGGCAAAGAATACCAATACATTGCTGTATCCATTGACCCGAAAGAAAACGAATCCATTTCCTTTCCCAAAAAAGGCGCTTATTTGAAAGAATATGGCAGAGACGGAGCCGACCAAGGCCTCCATCTCCTGACTGGTACACAGGAATCCATTGATGCACTTACCAAACAATTGGACTTTCGGTATGCTTGGGATTCGGAAGCAAAACAATACATCCACGCGAGTGGGGTATATGTTCTGACTCCTGAGGGAAAGGTTTCTAGAATCTTTCAAGGGATTCAAATCGAACCAAGAGATTTAAAATTTGCCTTTCTCGAGGCATCTTCTGGTAAGATTGGGAGTTTTGTAGACAAGTTTGCTTTATTTTGCTTTCAATTTGATCCGAGAAAAAATAAATATACGATATACGCATACAGGATGATGCAATTCGGGGGGGCGGTCACCTTACTCCTTCTCGGTGCGTTTTTATACATAAACTGGCGAAAAATAACAAATAACAACCGTCAAGGAGTCACATAG
- the coxB gene encoding cytochrome c oxidase subunit II — translation MSWSSLIPATSFMPIQATEIAKEVDLLYAFLIIASLVSFVILIGGMTWFLIKFKRTSLDQKSAYITHNNFAEFLWSFIPLIIMMGIFYWGMVIFEKLRTPPEDIAAEIHVTGEQWAWTYRYANGKEFYSSANDPMIVPAGKATKLVLTSKDVIHSFYVPAFRTKQDAVPGKLTQLWFEPKQPGEYIVFCTEYCGTKHSGMMIKIKAIPSEEYAAWYHAEKKGADSPADLGKTLFAQKACASCHSIDGSRIVGPTMKGLFGSGRKFADGSQTKADENYLRESILVSSAKIVEGYPPAMPVFQGQLSDEDVANLIEYIKSIK, via the coding sequence ATGTCTTGGAGCAGTCTCATTCCAGCGACCTCGTTCATGCCTATCCAGGCAACTGAAATCGCAAAAGAAGTCGATCTTCTCTATGCGTTTCTGATCATAGCAAGCCTTGTTTCGTTTGTCATCTTGATTGGTGGAATGACATGGTTCCTCATCAAGTTCAAACGTACAAGTTTAGACCAGAAATCCGCATACATTACTCACAATAATTTTGCAGAATTTCTCTGGTCGTTCATTCCTCTCATCATTATGATGGGGATTTTCTACTGGGGTATGGTCATTTTTGAAAAACTCAGAACTCCACCTGAAGACATTGCGGCTGAAATTCATGTTACTGGGGAACAGTGGGCATGGACTTACCGTTATGCGAATGGTAAAGAGTTCTATAGCTCTGCAAACGATCCAATGATTGTTCCTGCAGGAAAAGCAACAAAACTCGTTTTAACTTCTAAAGATGTCATTCATAGTTTCTATGTTCCTGCTTTCCGAACCAAACAAGATGCGGTTCCTGGAAAACTCACTCAACTTTGGTTCGAACCAAAACAACCTGGTGAATATATTGTTTTCTGTACGGAATACTGTGGAACCAAACACTCTGGTATGATGATTAAAATCAAAGCAATTCCTTCTGAGGAATATGCCGCTTGGTACCATGCTGAGAAAAAAGGTGCAGATAGTCCTGCTGATCTTGGAAAGACACTCTTTGCTCAAAAAGCTTGTGCATCTTGTCACTCGATCGATGGATCTAGAATTGTAGGACCTACCATGAAAGGACTGTTTGGTTCTGGTAGAAAGTTTGCTGACGGAAGCCAAACCAAAGCAGATGAAAACTACTTACGTGAGTCTATCCTTGTTTCTTCCGCAAAGATCGTAGAAGGATATCCACCAGCAATGCCGGTGTTCCAAGGCCAATTGTCTGATGAAGACGTTGCCAATCTAATAGAATATATCAAATCCATTAAATAA
- a CDS encoding apolipoprotein N-acyltransferase, protein MKLVRFLISREGFISVFCYTITAVFSFLSFAPLSLPFFVWVAPFGLFIIEKRNRGDWKKLIYHGFGFSILFYFVSFHWVYHMTTVFGGFDWYLAVPIFIGSAILLNFKFPVYLLLFSFLAKRVGRFFPVIASVSILFAEFFTPQVFPWYFGNVVAENQILAQNAEYTSAYGLSAFLFFVSYYLFYLRKPRSFLRLFTSFLSKHKGIQKKIVFAGLGIIFVSALFFANGYYLFQKWSQVKPIAEREVLIVQPNAPLEFRDGRNPAEEIRNLMTRIDTMTEIALKQNPVDLVVLPESGIPFFTTHDTEVTRYSRIYWHQFESLMAILSLRHGTNVFYNELDADVVPTAMPGRISRRDVRMYNSSVLMNPNGERRNSYQKVFLLIFGEYMPFEWMYALSGQTGQFAPGTSLALIPYYEPRKNSTSQTKDLHWEDTMVMGPGGVREYYSKDKVEEKTLGSFLPLICYEVIISEYVRKFQGDPDFIVNVTNDKWYGNSVESYQHHTLGRLRAIEFRKWIVRSTNSGTSVFTDHLGRNIDNDFTPIETTAVIRKKVQVIPGEMTFYRLYGNLLSYLYMGIVGIVFLFYAKRNS, encoded by the coding sequence ATGAAACTAGTACGTTTTTTAATTTCACGCGAAGGGTTCATATCCGTTTTTTGTTATACGATTACTGCTGTTTTTTCCTTTCTTTCCTTTGCTCCTTTGAGTTTGCCTTTTTTTGTTTGGGTAGCTCCATTCGGACTTTTTATCATCGAAAAAAGAAACCGAGGTGATTGGAAAAAACTGATCTATCACGGGTTTGGTTTTTCCATTTTATTTTATTTTGTTTCCTTCCATTGGGTTTACCATATGACCACTGTATTCGGTGGTTTTGATTGGTATTTAGCTGTTCCTATTTTCATTGGTTCTGCTATCCTTTTAAATTTCAAATTCCCAGTGTATCTTCTTCTGTTTTCTTTTTTAGCAAAACGTGTCGGAAGATTTTTTCCTGTCATTGCTTCTGTTTCCATTCTATTTGCTGAATTTTTTACTCCCCAAGTGTTTCCTTGGTATTTTGGCAACGTTGTCGCGGAAAATCAAATTTTAGCACAAAATGCAGAGTATACAAGTGCGTACGGACTGTCCGCATTTTTGTTTTTTGTTTCTTATTATCTTTTTTATCTCAGAAAACCAAGGTCTTTTCTTCGATTGTTTACCTCTTTTCTCTCAAAACATAAGGGCATTCAAAAAAAAATTGTTTTTGCTGGATTAGGTATTATATTTGTTTCCGCTTTGTTTTTTGCAAACGGCTACTATTTATTTCAGAAATGGTCCCAAGTAAAACCTATTGCAGAACGGGAAGTTCTCATCGTACAACCTAATGCTCCTTTGGAATTTCGAGATGGACGTAATCCCGCAGAAGAAATTCGTAATTTGATGACTCGTATCGATACGATGACAGAAATAGCACTAAAACAAAACCCCGTCGATCTAGTTGTATTGCCAGAATCGGGGATCCCCTTTTTCACAACACATGATACAGAAGTGACAAGGTATAGTCGTATCTATTGGCACCAGTTTGAATCACTTATGGCCATCCTTAGCCTTCGCCATGGGACAAATGTTTTTTATAATGAGTTAGATGCCGATGTTGTGCCAACAGCAATGCCTGGTCGCATTTCTAGACGGGATGTACGGATGTACAATTCGTCTGTCCTTATGAATCCAAATGGAGAAAGAAGGAATAGTTACCAAAAGGTATTTTTACTAATTTTTGGAGAATACATGCCATTTGAATGGATGTATGCTCTCTCAGGCCAAACTGGACAATTTGCACCGGGAACAAGCCTTGCTCTGATTCCATATTATGAACCGCGAAAGAATTCAACTTCCCAAACAAAAGACTTACATTGGGAAGATACTATGGTTATGGGGCCAGGGGGAGTTCGTGAATACTATTCAAAAGACAAAGTGGAAGAAAAAACTTTGGGTAGTTTTTTACCTTTGATTTGTTATGAAGTAATCATTTCTGAATATGTAAGAAAGTTTCAAGGTGATCCTGATTTTATTGTCAACGTTACCAATGATAAATGGTATGGGAATTCCGTTGAGTCATACCAACACCATACTTTAGGAAGACTACGTGCCATTGAGTTTCGTAAATGGATAGTTCGGTCTACAAATTCGGGTACTTCTGTGTTTACGGACCATTTAGGAAGAAATATCGATAATGATTTTACTCCTATCGAAACTACGGCAGTGATTAGAAAAAAAGTGCAGGTAATTCCTGGTGAAATGACTTTTTATCGTTTATACGGAAATCTACTTTCCTATTTGTATATGGGAATTGTTGGGATTGTATTCTTATTTTATGCAAAAAGGAATTCTTAA
- a CDS encoding cytochrome c oxidase subunit 3 family protein, which produces MTSVSSSSEFQHQHHFKSAEHQYASSKQGIWIFLCTEILMFGGLFVGYLIYHSLYPTVFKNGSETLDWKMGAVNTVVLLISSFTMAAAINYVQRGLHKIAAIMLALTIACAGAFMVIKYFEYSHKFHVGTVPGKFSLVDPSCAAGGKRLECESKISALLKNPAELEKNHVSAEEVSRLKAVISQPRWEMFYGFYFVMTGLHGVHVVAGAFLIFWVFVKTLRRKVGPEYYTPVEGVGLFWHVVDLVWIYLFPLLYLVG; this is translated from the coding sequence ATGACTTCCGTTAGTTCTTCAAGTGAATTTCAACACCAACACCATTTTAAGAGTGCAGAACACCAATATGCCTCTTCCAAACAAGGGATCTGGATATTTCTTTGCACTGAAATCTTGATGTTCGGTGGCCTATTCGTAGGTTACCTCATCTACCATTCTCTTTACCCAACCGTTTTTAAAAACGGTTCCGAAACTTTGGATTGGAAAATGGGTGCAGTAAACACTGTTGTCCTTCTCATCAGTTCCTTTACAATGGCAGCTGCTATAAACTATGTGCAACGTGGTTTGCATAAAATAGCAGCCATTATGCTTGCTCTTACGATCGCTTGTGCTGGTGCCTTCATGGTTATCAAATACTTTGAATACAGCCACAAGTTTCATGTAGGAACAGTTCCAGGAAAGTTTTCTCTAGTAGATCCTTCTTGTGCAGCTGGTGGAAAACGATTAGAGTGTGAATCTAAGATTTCTGCTCTTTTGAAAAATCCAGCAGAGTTAGAAAAGAACCATGTAAGTGCAGAAGAAGTCTCTCGTTTAAAAGCAGTGATTTCTCAACCAAGATGGGAAATGTTCTATGGTTTTTACTTTGTTATGACTGGTCTTCACGGGGTGCACGTGGTAGCTGGTGCCTTCCTTATCTTCTGGGTTTTCGTTAAAACTCTAAGAAGAAAGGTAGGACCTGAATACTACACTCCAGTAGAAGGTGTAGGTCTTTTCTGGCACGTAGTGGACTTGGTATGGATTTACCTCTTCCCACTTCTTTATTTGGTAGGATAA
- a CDS encoding cytochrome c oxidase subunit I, whose product MSSAHTKTEHGHSTDHNYLNHGSGIWSWMTTLDHKRIGLMYFATVSTLFLIGGFFALGIRLHLAKFGAEPLLQPDTYNKFMTFHGAIMVFMVIIPGIPAFLGNFVLPIQLGAKDVAFPRLNLASYYIFIAGAAIAASSMIFNQVDTGWTFYTPYSTAKTSNGVILLVLGAFTMGFSSILTGLNFIVTTHKLRAPGMTMDRIPLMIWALYSTSIIQILATPILAITLLLIGAEKTLGVGIFDPDLGGDPVLFQHFFWFYSHPAVYIMILPAMGVISELITAFSKKTIFGYRAIAYSSVAIAAVSFLVWGHHMFVSGQSTLAGIIFSIITMFVGVPTAIKLFNWISTMYRGTVTFEAPMLFALGFMFLFTIGGLTGVFLASTGMDVHFHDTYFVVAHFHYVMVGGTLMALMGGIFYWFPKMFGRMTSDLGGRISWVLIFTGFNVTFFPQFVLGAMGMPRRYFDYLPEYTNLNQISTVGSWLIGLGFLVGLITIIHGIFKGEKASDNPWGAKTLEWQTSSPPPHENFINTPTVTAGPYDFR is encoded by the coding sequence ATGAGTTCAGCACATACAAAAACCGAACATGGTCATTCCACTGACCATAATTATCTGAACCACGGATCCGGAATCTGGTCTTGGATGACCACTCTGGACCACAAACGCATTGGTCTTATGTACTTTGCAACAGTTTCCACGCTTTTTTTAATTGGTGGTTTCTTTGCTCTGGGGATTCGTTTGCACTTAGCAAAATTTGGTGCAGAACCACTTTTGCAACCAGATACTTACAATAAGTTTATGACTTTCCATGGTGCCATTATGGTATTCATGGTAATCATTCCGGGAATTCCTGCGTTTCTAGGAAACTTTGTCCTGCCTATCCAATTGGGTGCGAAAGACGTTGCTTTCCCAAGACTAAACCTAGCTTCTTACTACATTTTCATAGCAGGAGCTGCTATTGCTGCTTCTTCTATGATCTTTAACCAAGTCGATACAGGTTGGACATTCTATACTCCCTACTCTACAGCAAAGACTTCGAATGGTGTGATTTTGCTTGTTTTGGGTGCCTTTACTATGGGTTTTTCTTCCATCCTTACGGGATTAAACTTCATTGTAACCACTCATAAACTTCGTGCACCAGGAATGACTATGGACCGAATCCCACTCATGATTTGGGCTTTGTATTCCACTTCCATCATTCAAATTTTAGCGACTCCGATTCTTGCCATCACTCTTCTACTGATTGGTGCTGAGAAAACTTTGGGTGTGGGAATCTTTGATCCAGACTTAGGTGGAGATCCAGTTCTTTTCCAACACTTCTTCTGGTTCTACTCTCACCCGGCAGTATACATTATGATCCTTCCTGCGATGGGTGTGATTTCTGAACTCATCACTGCTTTCTCCAAAAAAACAATTTTTGGTTATCGTGCGATTGCTTACTCTTCCGTAGCGATTGCGGCAGTATCCTTCCTTGTTTGGGGACACCATATGTTTGTATCCGGTCAGTCAACACTTGCAGGTATCATATTCTCCATCATCACAATGTTTGTTGGGGTTCCAACTGCCATCAAACTCTTCAACTGGATTTCTACTATGTATCGCGGAACAGTTACCTTCGAAGCGCCTATGCTCTTCGCTCTTGGTTTTATGTTCTTATTTACCATTGGTGGTTTGACCGGTGTATTCCTTGCCTCTACTGGTATGGATGTTCACTTCCATGACACTTACTTCGTAGTAGCACACTTTCACTATGTTATGGTGGGAGGAACTCTTATGGCTCTTATGGGTGGTATTTTTTACTGGTTCCCAAAAATGTTTGGAAGAATGACTTCTGATCTTGGGGGAAGGATCTCTTGGGTTCTTATCTTCACTGGATTTAATGTAACTTTCTTCCCACAATTCGTTCTTGGTGCGATGGGAATGCCTAGACGTTACTTTGACTACCTTCCAGAATATACCAACCTAAACCAAATTTCTACCGTGGGTTCTTGGCTCATTGGACTTGGATTTTTGGTAGGTCTTATCACTATCATTCATGGAATTTTTAAAGGGGAAAAAGCTTCTGACAACCCTTGGGGTGCAAAAACACTCGAATGGCAAACTTCTTCTCCTCCTCCACACGAAAACTTTATTAATACTCCAACAGTAACTGCAGGGCCATATGACTTCCGTTAG